A single window of Lutzomyia longipalpis isolate SR_M1_2022 chromosome 1, ASM2433408v1 DNA harbors:
- the LOC129797150 gene encoding protein hu-li tai shao isoform X2, producing MTEVEQPQTNGIANEEEEDSNKARPADIEADMKEMERRKRVEAIMNSRLFREELERIVDGQLREGPSGILQQLSDMMGVPAARVGSVFKSSNCVMPINDIRGIESMGYAKGEKILRCKLAATFRLIDLHGWAQGLSGLVTARLNADQELFLVNPYGLLYHEVTASSLNKVNMQGLILEQGTTNFGINNAQFVLHSVIHAARPDIRCAIFLCSNPVISVSALKSGLLPLTKSSVVLGEVAVHTYTGSLNEPEEREKLIRSLGPMSKVLLLTNHGAICCGETIEEAFYAAYHIVQACEAQLKLLPLGLDNVVLIPEESRKAIYEASRRPPEGVDTKQVQQNNKESDKEKQPQPKWRVGGAEFEAAMRMLDNAGFRTGYIYRNPLIKSELPKPKNDVELPPAVSSLGYLLEEEELYRQGVWKKSDLRKGGDRSRWLNSPNVYQKVEVLETGTPDPKKITKWVSEGSPTHSSSTPVRIDGALQFVPHGTNPREFKKLQQQIKDNRRADIISAGPQSHILEGVSWDEANRIKDAGVSGTSDHVVLMGAASKGIIQRGYQHNATVYKAPYAKNPFDSVTDDELSEYKKTVERKAHGDYTDTDYSESEALSSLQTSGPPKSSALSPPSQSDSEPQVLRIETKQAPKPSQPEVVLSDANADFLSNERAHTNKGKPPRGENVHNGDHSDAHVSTFSHSSKEDVSTEGSPKKDKKKKKGLRTPSFLKKKKDKKRVEG from the exons ATGACTGAAGTTGAACAGCCACAGACAAATGGCATTGCCAATGAAGAGGAAGAGGACAGCAATAAAGCTCGTCCGGCAGATATAGAAGCG GATATGAAGGAAATGGAGAGGCGAAAGAGAGTGGAGGCGATAATGAATTCACGACTGTTTCGCGAGGAACTCGAACGTATCGTTGATGGGCAACTGAGAGAGGGCCCGTCGGGTATTTTGCAACAACTGTCGGATATGATGGGTGTTCCGGCTGCACGTGTGGGCAGTGTTTTCAAAAGTTCCAACTGTGTTATGCCCATCAATGATATCCGTGGCATTGAGTCGATGGGCTATGCAAAGGGAGAAAAGATACTCCGTTGCAAATTAGCTGCCACTTTTCGCTTGATCGATCTCCATGGATGGGCACAAGGGTTGTCAGGACTCGTGACAGCACGCCTCAATGCTGACCAGGAGCTCTTCCTTGTCAATCCGTATGGGCTCTTGTATCACGAAGTGACGGCATCATCACTCAATAAAGTGAACATGCAGGGACTCATCCTGGAACAGGGCACTACCAATTTCGGCATCAACAATGCAC AATTCGTCTTGCATTCCGTTATTCATGCTGCTCGTCCGGATATTCGGTGTGCCATCTTCTTGTGCAGCAACCCGGTTATTTCTGTTTCAGCACTCAAATCTGGTCTACTTCCATTGACCAAGAGTTCTGTGGTTTTGGGCGAAGTTGCAGTGCACACGTACACGGGTAGTCTCAATGAACCCGAAGAGAGGGAAAAGCTAATTCGAAGTTTGGGACCAATGTCCAAGGTGCTCCTACTCACAAATCATGGAGCTATTTGTTGTGGTGAAACCATCGAAGAAGCATTCTATGCTGCCTACCACATTGTCCAG gctTGTGAAGCCCAGTTGAAGCTTCTTCCTCTTGGGCTTGACAATGTGGTATTGATTCCGGAAGAGAGTCGCAAAGCGATATATGAAGCATCACGTCGACCACCTGAGGGTGTTGATACAAAGCAGGTGcagcaaaataataaagagagTGACAAGGAGAAGCAGCCACAGCCAAAGTGGCGCGTTGGTGGGGCTGAATTTGAGGCGGCAATGCGGATGTTAGACAATGCTGGCTTCCGAACTGGTTACATCTACCGGAATCCACTCATTAAATCTGAACTGCCAAAACCGAAGAATGACGTCGAACTGCCACCGGCTGTCTCATCGCTTGGCTATTTGCTCGAGGAGGAAGAACTCTACCGACAAGG TGTGTGGAAGAAGTCAGATTTGCGCAAAGGTGGTGATAGATCCAGATGGCTCAACTCACCAAATGTCTACCAGAAAGTCGAAGTGTTGGAAACTGGAACTCCCGATCCGAAGAAAATAACAAAG TGGGTATCGGAAGGTTCTCCAACTCATTCCTCATCGACTCCAGTGAGAATTGATGGTGCACTCCAGTTCGTTCCGCATGGTACGAATCCGCGTGAATTCAAGAAACTTCAGCAACAG ATTAAGGATAATCGACGTGCTGATATCATATCAGCCGGACCTCAGTCACATATTTTGGAGGGTGTTTCGTGGGATGAAGCAAATCGCATTAAGGATGCAGGTGTATCTGGTACCAGTGATCACGTAGTGCTCATGGGTGCTGCATCGAAAGGAATAATTCAGCGTGGTTATCAGCACAATGCTACAGTTTACAAGGCGCCATATGCAAAGAATCCCTTTGATTCAGTTACAGATGATGAGTTATCTGAATACAAGAAAACCGTCGAACGGAAAGCTCACGGTGATT ATACTGACACTGATTACTCTGAATCAGAAGCCCTCAGTTCACTCCAGACATCTGGACCACCGAAGAGCTCTGCCCTATCGCCACCAAGTCAGTCGGACAGTGAGCCTCAAGTACTGAGAATAGAGACAAAACAAGCACCGAAGCCGAGTCAACCTGAGGTTGTTCTCAGTGATG cAAATGCTGATTTTCTGAGCAATGAGAGAGCTCATACAAATAAGGGAAAACCCCCAAGAG
- the LOC129797150 gene encoding protein hu-li tai shao isoform X4, with product MTEVEQPQTNGIANEEEEDSNKARPADIEADMKEMERRKRVEAIMNSRLFREELERIVDGQLREGPSGILQQLSDMMGVPAARVGSVFKSSNCVMPINDIRGIESMGYAKGEKILRCKLAATFRLIDLHGWAQGLSGLVTARLNADQELFLVNPYGLLYHEVTASSLNKVNMQGLILEQGTTNFGINNAQFVLHSVIHAARPDIRCAIFLCSNPVISVSALKSGLLPLTKSSVVLGEVAVHTYTGSLNEPEEREKLIRSLGPMSKVLLLTNHGAICCGETIEEAFYAAYHIVQACEAQLKLLPLGLDNVVLIPEESRKAIYEASRRPPEGVDTKQVQQNNKESDKEKQPQPKWRVGGAEFEAAMRMLDNAGFRTGYIYRNPLIKSELPKPKNDVELPPAVSSLGYLLEEEELYRQGVWKKSDLRKGGDRSRWLNSPNVYQKVEVLETGTPDPKKITKWVSEGSPTHSSSTPVRIDGALQFVPHGTNPREFKKLQQQIKDNRRADIISAGPQSHILEGVSWDEANRIKDAGVSGTSDHVVLMGAASKGIIQRGYQHNATVYKAPYAKNPFDSVTDDELSEYKKTVERKAHGDYTDTDYSESEALSSLQTSGPPKSSALSPPSQSDSEPQVLRIETKQAPKPSQPEVVLSDGP from the exons ATGACTGAAGTTGAACAGCCACAGACAAATGGCATTGCCAATGAAGAGGAAGAGGACAGCAATAAAGCTCGTCCGGCAGATATAGAAGCG GATATGAAGGAAATGGAGAGGCGAAAGAGAGTGGAGGCGATAATGAATTCACGACTGTTTCGCGAGGAACTCGAACGTATCGTTGATGGGCAACTGAGAGAGGGCCCGTCGGGTATTTTGCAACAACTGTCGGATATGATGGGTGTTCCGGCTGCACGTGTGGGCAGTGTTTTCAAAAGTTCCAACTGTGTTATGCCCATCAATGATATCCGTGGCATTGAGTCGATGGGCTATGCAAAGGGAGAAAAGATACTCCGTTGCAAATTAGCTGCCACTTTTCGCTTGATCGATCTCCATGGATGGGCACAAGGGTTGTCAGGACTCGTGACAGCACGCCTCAATGCTGACCAGGAGCTCTTCCTTGTCAATCCGTATGGGCTCTTGTATCACGAAGTGACGGCATCATCACTCAATAAAGTGAACATGCAGGGACTCATCCTGGAACAGGGCACTACCAATTTCGGCATCAACAATGCAC AATTCGTCTTGCATTCCGTTATTCATGCTGCTCGTCCGGATATTCGGTGTGCCATCTTCTTGTGCAGCAACCCGGTTATTTCTGTTTCAGCACTCAAATCTGGTCTACTTCCATTGACCAAGAGTTCTGTGGTTTTGGGCGAAGTTGCAGTGCACACGTACACGGGTAGTCTCAATGAACCCGAAGAGAGGGAAAAGCTAATTCGAAGTTTGGGACCAATGTCCAAGGTGCTCCTACTCACAAATCATGGAGCTATTTGTTGTGGTGAAACCATCGAAGAAGCATTCTATGCTGCCTACCACATTGTCCAG gctTGTGAAGCCCAGTTGAAGCTTCTTCCTCTTGGGCTTGACAATGTGGTATTGATTCCGGAAGAGAGTCGCAAAGCGATATATGAAGCATCACGTCGACCACCTGAGGGTGTTGATACAAAGCAGGTGcagcaaaataataaagagagTGACAAGGAGAAGCAGCCACAGCCAAAGTGGCGCGTTGGTGGGGCTGAATTTGAGGCGGCAATGCGGATGTTAGACAATGCTGGCTTCCGAACTGGTTACATCTACCGGAATCCACTCATTAAATCTGAACTGCCAAAACCGAAGAATGACGTCGAACTGCCACCGGCTGTCTCATCGCTTGGCTATTTGCTCGAGGAGGAAGAACTCTACCGACAAGG TGTGTGGAAGAAGTCAGATTTGCGCAAAGGTGGTGATAGATCCAGATGGCTCAACTCACCAAATGTCTACCAGAAAGTCGAAGTGTTGGAAACTGGAACTCCCGATCCGAAGAAAATAACAAAG TGGGTATCGGAAGGTTCTCCAACTCATTCCTCATCGACTCCAGTGAGAATTGATGGTGCACTCCAGTTCGTTCCGCATGGTACGAATCCGCGTGAATTCAAGAAACTTCAGCAACAG ATTAAGGATAATCGACGTGCTGATATCATATCAGCCGGACCTCAGTCACATATTTTGGAGGGTGTTTCGTGGGATGAAGCAAATCGCATTAAGGATGCAGGTGTATCTGGTACCAGTGATCACGTAGTGCTCATGGGTGCTGCATCGAAAGGAATAATTCAGCGTGGTTATCAGCACAATGCTACAGTTTACAAGGCGCCATATGCAAAGAATCCCTTTGATTCAGTTACAGATGATGAGTTATCTGAATACAAGAAAACCGTCGAACGGAAAGCTCACGGTGATT ATACTGACACTGATTACTCTGAATCAGAAGCCCTCAGTTCACTCCAGACATCTGGACCACCGAAGAGCTCTGCCCTATCGCCACCAAGTCAGTCGGACAGTGAGCCTCAAGTACTGAGAATAGAGACAAAACAAGCACCGAAGCCGAGTCAACCTGAGGTTGTTCTCAGTGATG
- the LOC129797150 gene encoding protein hu-li tai shao isoform X1, translated as MTEVEQPQTNGIANEEEEDSNKARPADIEADMKEMERRKRVEAIMNSRLFREELERIVDGQLREGPSGILQQLSDMMGVPAARVGSVFKSSNCVMPINDIRGIESMGYAKGEKILRCKLAATFRLIDLHGWAQGLSGLVTARLNADQELFLVNPYGLLYHEVTASSLNKVNMQGLILEQGTTNFGINNAQFVLHSVIHAARPDIRCAIFLCSNPVISVSALKSGLLPLTKSSVVLGEVAVHTYTGSLNEPEEREKLIRSLGPMSKVLLLTNHGAICCGETIEEAFYAAYHIVQACEAQLKLLPLGLDNVVLIPEESRKAIYEASRRPPEGVDTKQVQQNNKESDKEKQPQPKWRVGGAEFEAAMRMLDNAGFRTGYIYRNPLIKSELPKPKNDVELPPAVSSLGYLLEEEELYRQGVWKKSDLRKGGDRSRWLNSPNVYQKVEVLETGTPDPKKITKWVSEGSPTHSSSTPVRIDGALQFVPHGTNPREFKKLQQQIKDNRRADIISAGPQSHILEGVSWDEANRIKDAGVSGTSDHVVLMGAASKGIIQRGYQHNATVYKAPYAKNPFDSVTDDELSEYKKTVERKAHGDYTDTDYSESEALSSLQTSGPPKSSALSPPSQSDSEPQVLRIETKQAPKPSQPEVVLSDANADFLSNERAHTNKGKPPRGTGENVHNGDHSDAHVSTFSHSSKEDVSTEGSPKKDKKKKKGLRTPSFLKKKKDKKRVEG; from the exons ATGACTGAAGTTGAACAGCCACAGACAAATGGCATTGCCAATGAAGAGGAAGAGGACAGCAATAAAGCTCGTCCGGCAGATATAGAAGCG GATATGAAGGAAATGGAGAGGCGAAAGAGAGTGGAGGCGATAATGAATTCACGACTGTTTCGCGAGGAACTCGAACGTATCGTTGATGGGCAACTGAGAGAGGGCCCGTCGGGTATTTTGCAACAACTGTCGGATATGATGGGTGTTCCGGCTGCACGTGTGGGCAGTGTTTTCAAAAGTTCCAACTGTGTTATGCCCATCAATGATATCCGTGGCATTGAGTCGATGGGCTATGCAAAGGGAGAAAAGATACTCCGTTGCAAATTAGCTGCCACTTTTCGCTTGATCGATCTCCATGGATGGGCACAAGGGTTGTCAGGACTCGTGACAGCACGCCTCAATGCTGACCAGGAGCTCTTCCTTGTCAATCCGTATGGGCTCTTGTATCACGAAGTGACGGCATCATCACTCAATAAAGTGAACATGCAGGGACTCATCCTGGAACAGGGCACTACCAATTTCGGCATCAACAATGCAC AATTCGTCTTGCATTCCGTTATTCATGCTGCTCGTCCGGATATTCGGTGTGCCATCTTCTTGTGCAGCAACCCGGTTATTTCTGTTTCAGCACTCAAATCTGGTCTACTTCCATTGACCAAGAGTTCTGTGGTTTTGGGCGAAGTTGCAGTGCACACGTACACGGGTAGTCTCAATGAACCCGAAGAGAGGGAAAAGCTAATTCGAAGTTTGGGACCAATGTCCAAGGTGCTCCTACTCACAAATCATGGAGCTATTTGTTGTGGTGAAACCATCGAAGAAGCATTCTATGCTGCCTACCACATTGTCCAG gctTGTGAAGCCCAGTTGAAGCTTCTTCCTCTTGGGCTTGACAATGTGGTATTGATTCCGGAAGAGAGTCGCAAAGCGATATATGAAGCATCACGTCGACCACCTGAGGGTGTTGATACAAAGCAGGTGcagcaaaataataaagagagTGACAAGGAGAAGCAGCCACAGCCAAAGTGGCGCGTTGGTGGGGCTGAATTTGAGGCGGCAATGCGGATGTTAGACAATGCTGGCTTCCGAACTGGTTACATCTACCGGAATCCACTCATTAAATCTGAACTGCCAAAACCGAAGAATGACGTCGAACTGCCACCGGCTGTCTCATCGCTTGGCTATTTGCTCGAGGAGGAAGAACTCTACCGACAAGG TGTGTGGAAGAAGTCAGATTTGCGCAAAGGTGGTGATAGATCCAGATGGCTCAACTCACCAAATGTCTACCAGAAAGTCGAAGTGTTGGAAACTGGAACTCCCGATCCGAAGAAAATAACAAAG TGGGTATCGGAAGGTTCTCCAACTCATTCCTCATCGACTCCAGTGAGAATTGATGGTGCACTCCAGTTCGTTCCGCATGGTACGAATCCGCGTGAATTCAAGAAACTTCAGCAACAG ATTAAGGATAATCGACGTGCTGATATCATATCAGCCGGACCTCAGTCACATATTTTGGAGGGTGTTTCGTGGGATGAAGCAAATCGCATTAAGGATGCAGGTGTATCTGGTACCAGTGATCACGTAGTGCTCATGGGTGCTGCATCGAAAGGAATAATTCAGCGTGGTTATCAGCACAATGCTACAGTTTACAAGGCGCCATATGCAAAGAATCCCTTTGATTCAGTTACAGATGATGAGTTATCTGAATACAAGAAAACCGTCGAACGGAAAGCTCACGGTGATT ATACTGACACTGATTACTCTGAATCAGAAGCCCTCAGTTCACTCCAGACATCTGGACCACCGAAGAGCTCTGCCCTATCGCCACCAAGTCAGTCGGACAGTGAGCCTCAAGTACTGAGAATAGAGACAAAACAAGCACCGAAGCCGAGTCAACCTGAGGTTGTTCTCAGTGATG cAAATGCTGATTTTCTGAGCAATGAGAGAGCTCATACAAATAAGGGAAAACCCCCAAGAGGTACAG
- the LOC129797150 gene encoding protein hu-li tai shao isoform X3, which produces MTEVEQPQTNGIANEEEEDSNKARPADIEADMKEMERRKRVEAIMNSRLFREELERIVDGQLREGPSGILQQLSDMMGVPAARVGSVFKSSNCVMPINDIRGIESMGYAKGEKILRCKLAATFRLIDLHGWAQGLSGLVTARLNADQELFLVNPYGLLYHEVTASSLNKVNMQGLILEQGTTNFGINNAQFVLHSVIHAARPDIRCAIFLCSNPVISVSALKSGLLPLTKSSVVLGEVAVHTYTGSLNEPEEREKLIRSLGPMSKVLLLTNHGAICCGETIEEAFYAAYHIVQACEAQLKLLPLGLDNVVLIPEESRKAIYEASRRPPEGVDTKQVQQNNKESDKEKQPQPKWRVGGAEFEAAMRMLDNAGFRTGYIYRNPLIKSELPKPKNDVELPPAVSSLGYLLEEEELYRQGVWKKSDLRKGGDRSRWLNSPNVYQKVEVLETGTPDPKKITKWVSEGSPTHSSSTPVRIDGALQFVPHGTNPREFKKLQQQIKDNRRADIISAGPQSHILEGVSWDEANRIKDAGVSGTSDHVVLMGAASKGIIQRGYQHNATVYKAPYAKNPFDSVTDDELSEYKKTVERKAHGDYTDTDYSESEALSSLQTSGPPKSSALSPPSQSDSEPQVLRIETKQAPKPSQPEVVLSDGENVHNGDHSDAHVSTFSHSSKEDVSTEGSPKKDKKKKKGLRTPSFLKKKKDKKRVEG; this is translated from the exons ATGACTGAAGTTGAACAGCCACAGACAAATGGCATTGCCAATGAAGAGGAAGAGGACAGCAATAAAGCTCGTCCGGCAGATATAGAAGCG GATATGAAGGAAATGGAGAGGCGAAAGAGAGTGGAGGCGATAATGAATTCACGACTGTTTCGCGAGGAACTCGAACGTATCGTTGATGGGCAACTGAGAGAGGGCCCGTCGGGTATTTTGCAACAACTGTCGGATATGATGGGTGTTCCGGCTGCACGTGTGGGCAGTGTTTTCAAAAGTTCCAACTGTGTTATGCCCATCAATGATATCCGTGGCATTGAGTCGATGGGCTATGCAAAGGGAGAAAAGATACTCCGTTGCAAATTAGCTGCCACTTTTCGCTTGATCGATCTCCATGGATGGGCACAAGGGTTGTCAGGACTCGTGACAGCACGCCTCAATGCTGACCAGGAGCTCTTCCTTGTCAATCCGTATGGGCTCTTGTATCACGAAGTGACGGCATCATCACTCAATAAAGTGAACATGCAGGGACTCATCCTGGAACAGGGCACTACCAATTTCGGCATCAACAATGCAC AATTCGTCTTGCATTCCGTTATTCATGCTGCTCGTCCGGATATTCGGTGTGCCATCTTCTTGTGCAGCAACCCGGTTATTTCTGTTTCAGCACTCAAATCTGGTCTACTTCCATTGACCAAGAGTTCTGTGGTTTTGGGCGAAGTTGCAGTGCACACGTACACGGGTAGTCTCAATGAACCCGAAGAGAGGGAAAAGCTAATTCGAAGTTTGGGACCAATGTCCAAGGTGCTCCTACTCACAAATCATGGAGCTATTTGTTGTGGTGAAACCATCGAAGAAGCATTCTATGCTGCCTACCACATTGTCCAG gctTGTGAAGCCCAGTTGAAGCTTCTTCCTCTTGGGCTTGACAATGTGGTATTGATTCCGGAAGAGAGTCGCAAAGCGATATATGAAGCATCACGTCGACCACCTGAGGGTGTTGATACAAAGCAGGTGcagcaaaataataaagagagTGACAAGGAGAAGCAGCCACAGCCAAAGTGGCGCGTTGGTGGGGCTGAATTTGAGGCGGCAATGCGGATGTTAGACAATGCTGGCTTCCGAACTGGTTACATCTACCGGAATCCACTCATTAAATCTGAACTGCCAAAACCGAAGAATGACGTCGAACTGCCACCGGCTGTCTCATCGCTTGGCTATTTGCTCGAGGAGGAAGAACTCTACCGACAAGG TGTGTGGAAGAAGTCAGATTTGCGCAAAGGTGGTGATAGATCCAGATGGCTCAACTCACCAAATGTCTACCAGAAAGTCGAAGTGTTGGAAACTGGAACTCCCGATCCGAAGAAAATAACAAAG TGGGTATCGGAAGGTTCTCCAACTCATTCCTCATCGACTCCAGTGAGAATTGATGGTGCACTCCAGTTCGTTCCGCATGGTACGAATCCGCGTGAATTCAAGAAACTTCAGCAACAG ATTAAGGATAATCGACGTGCTGATATCATATCAGCCGGACCTCAGTCACATATTTTGGAGGGTGTTTCGTGGGATGAAGCAAATCGCATTAAGGATGCAGGTGTATCTGGTACCAGTGATCACGTAGTGCTCATGGGTGCTGCATCGAAAGGAATAATTCAGCGTGGTTATCAGCACAATGCTACAGTTTACAAGGCGCCATATGCAAAGAATCCCTTTGATTCAGTTACAGATGATGAGTTATCTGAATACAAGAAAACCGTCGAACGGAAAGCTCACGGTGATT ATACTGACACTGATTACTCTGAATCAGAAGCCCTCAGTTCACTCCAGACATCTGGACCACCGAAGAGCTCTGCCCTATCGCCACCAAGTCAGTCGGACAGTGAGCCTCAAGTACTGAGAATAGAGACAAAACAAGCACCGAAGCCGAGTCAACCTGAGGTTGTTCTCAGTGATG